The Methanobacterium sp. genome includes the window GATTATTGGCTGGGGCTCCACCTACGGACCAATTAAAGAAACTCTGGATAACCTGCAAAGTAATGATATTGCCTTTTTATACTTTAAACAGGTTTATCCATTGCATAAAGATACTCTCAAGTTTGTTGAAAAGGCCCAAAAAACCATTATCTTTGAAAATAATGCAAATTCCCAGTTTGGAAACCTGATAAAGCTTGAAACTGGCTTTGAAATTCATGAAAAAGCATTGAAGTATAATGGAATGCCATTTTCAGTTGAAGAAGTTACGGAACACTTAAAAAATCTTCAGGAGGTTGAAAGAAATTCTACGAATTTCTTGAACCCCCAAAATAGAAAATCTTGGAGGAGTTATAATGGATCCTGAAATCTTTGATGTTGAAGGTGCTGATGTAGCATGGTGTCCTGGCTGCGGGGACTTCCCCATTTTAAGAACATTAAAAGCAGCACTTGCAGAACTTGAAATTGACCAGAAAAAACTTGTGCTTGCATCTGGAATTGGCCAGGCAGGCAAGCTCCCGCATTATCTAAAATCACACACTTATAACAGCCTTCACGGCAGGGCACTTTCTCCTGCAACAGCGATTAAAGCTGTAAACAGGGAACTTACAGTGATAGTTACAAGCGGAGATGGGGATATGTATGGTGAAGGTGGGAACCATTTAATGCACACAATTCGTCGAAACCCAGACATAACCACAATAGTGCACAATAACATGGTTTACGGATTAACAAAAGGTCAGGCTTCCCCTACAAGCCAGATGGAAATGATAACACCTTTACAGGTTGAAGGTGTATTTTTAGAGCCATTTAACCCCTTAGCTATTGCAATTGCGCTTGATGCATCCTTTGTTGCAAGAACATTTGCTGGTGATATAGAGCATATGAAGAACGTGTTTAAAGAAGCTATAAAGCATAAAGGATTCGCCCTTGTTGATGTATTCCAGCCCTGCCCTACCTTTAACAAAATAAACACTTACGGGTGGTTTAAAGATAATACTTACAAATTGGAGGATTCTCACGACCCTCATGACAGAAATGAAGCTTTTAAAAGAGCCACAGAAACTGGAAAATATCCATTAGGAATTTTCTACAAAAATGAAAACAAATTAAC containing:
- a CDS encoding thiamine pyrophosphate-dependent enzyme, which translates into the protein MDPEIFDVEGADVAWCPGCGDFPILRTLKAALAELEIDQKKLVLASGIGQAGKLPHYLKSHTYNSLHGRALSPATAIKAVNRELTVIVTSGDGDMYGEGGNHLMHTIRRNPDITTIVHNNMVYGLTKGQASPTSQMEMITPLQVEGVFLEPFNPLAIAIALDASFVARTFAGDIEHMKNVFKEAIKHKGFALVDVFQPCPTFNKINTYGWFKDNTYKLEDSHDPHDRNEAFKRATETGKYPLGIFYKNENKLTFEETLSVYSKDNSPLFERKTDVQKVKDLIEKKRSV